Genomic segment of Trichoderma breve strain T069 chromosome 7 map unlocalized scaffold00007, whole genome shotgun sequence:
TTACAAGTGCGTGCATCTGCGTGTATGCGTGTTAGTCAATCTACGTTCACAAGCTCCAAAACCCTCGAATAACCAACTACAAGCCCCCAACGCAAACAGCCTCATTAAGCTATCAATTCATCCGTCGCTGTAAATTCAATGCCTCACAAATGACAAACCCATTTCATCCGCTCCAATTGAAGCCCCCTAAATAGCTCTTCTCGCCCTGCATTCAACTCACTGCACAGCAACCCAAGAAACACCCCCCACGTGACAGCGCGCCTGCCTGATTCACGCAACAGGAAAGACAGGGATCACGCCGTGACTGACGCAAACGATCACGACCAAAATCACGTTAACAAATGCGGTGAAATTTTTTTGGCCCCCAAGTTGGATCAATAAGCTTGGTTCAACGACATTCCGGGTGCGACATATTGTGCTCACTTCTTTGTTTTCGACCGCATTGAGACATGGCGAAGCCGGAGGGCCGCGTGCCTGAGCTGGCGgatgatgccgacgacgatgaggctCTGCGATACGCGATAGCGCTGTCGCTGCAGGATGAGGCGAATTCACCGGTGATGATTGTCGATtcggatgatgacgatgatgagacAAAGGCGGGCTCTTCGAGGTCAACCCAGCAGATGTGGTCgcagacacagacacaaACACAATCATCACAGACACAGACGACGCAGGCATCACAGTCACAGCATCAGTCGCAGTTtggcagcctccttcttgaccGCAAGGCCATGGAGCAAGAACGCCTCAAACGTCTCGCCAAACGCCAACGTTCACCCACTGATGACggggacgacgacgacgtggTCGAGGTGCCTCCGcccaagaagcaagccaGAACAGCCCCGGAGTCCACGAGCAAGACTACCAGTAAGGCAAGACCAACAACAACGTCAGCGTCAGCTCCAACAAGCAACAtcacaagcagcagcaccaccagaAGCAACTTACCGTACCTAAACGGCACCGTTAAACGGACATGGTCTCGCGGCTGCCCACGAACAGGCGACGAAATCACCATTGAGGAAGTCTTTCAAAAAGACCAGCTGGAGCTCGCCGTGCTGTCGTCTTTCCAGTGGGACGAAGAGTGGATGATTTCCAAGCTCGACATCAGGAGGACCAAGATACTGCTACTAGCATTCGCCAAGGACGAAGCTCAGGTACCCTTCCTTTCCCGCCCCTGAcgttccctctccctctcctaTCTCCGCTCTCCGCTCTCCGGGCATCAAACTCTCTGCGGCCGTCAAGTTGCTGACAGGTAACCTCGTATAGAAGAACCTTATGCGAGGCAACGTCCCCTCCAACATCAAGTTCTGCTTCCCGCCGATGCATGGCCCTGGAGCGATGCACTCAAAACTACAGCTGCTCAAGTTTGCGGACCGCCTCCGTGTCGTCATCCCAACGGGCAACCTTGTGCCGTATGACTGGGGAGAGACCGGGGTCATGGAAAACGTCGGTAttcccctctccctccccgGCCACTCTGATATCATATTATTATTCCTCAGcctttttggcttttttgtctttctccATACTAACCAGGGGCATTATCGTTCTTGTCTACGTGCAGATGGTATTTCTAATTGATCTCCCAAGACTGCAAGACCCCGCTGCCAGTCCGCCGCAGACGCCGACTGGATTCTATACCGAGCTAGTATACTTCCTCCAGGCAACGGGCGTCGGCGAAAAGATGGTTGCCAGCCTATCAAACTACGATTTTTCCAAGACGTCAGATATCGCTTTCGTCCATACCATGTGCGTGCTTTCCAGGGATGTACCCGAGAGGGGCAGGGGGAcgagaaacaagacaaattGCCCCTCCTTTTGACCGACGTTGTATTACTGACCGGAATCAAACCTCATCTTTTAGACCCGGAAGCCACACGGGAAGAGCAGCAGAACGCACAGGTTGGCCTTGACAAAACCCGAGGTGTTATGAGTCGAGTGGGAACTTGCCATCGCTGACTGTTGCCTGCAAAAGGGTATTGTGGCCTCGGTGCTAGTGTAGCGGCCCTCGGCTTAGCCAATCCCGAACCTGTCGAAATCGACCTTGTGGCACGTTTTCCTACGATATCCActgggatgggatggagtTGCTAATGGTAAGGCCTAGTGTGCGTCGTTGGGATCGATCAACCGCGGGTTGATAGAGGCGATATACAATGCCTGTCGAGGTAAAACGGCCCAGCATGACGGATTCCCACCTGCTTACTCCCCTTGACCAACATATTCTTTAGGTGATGACGGCATCGACGATTACAACAACTCCGGGGGCGCTAGCTCAAGGTCAAGACCGGCCAGAAAACCGGCAGAGACGACGTCCTCAAAGGAGCTCAAAGACCGGTTCCGGATCTACTTCCCTACGGACCAGACAGTGGCCCGAAGCAGAGGCGGACGCAATGTGAGTTATCATGGACCTCCCGAGGTCATTATGCTTGATCAGCAAGCGTTATTTCTGGCCCCGGCTTACGACAGTTCACAACTGATAATTGACAATGACAGGCGGGAGGCACAATTTGCGTCCAGGCCAGGTGGTGGCGGTCGCCTAATTTTCCAAGAGAGCTGGTGCGGGATGTCATCACTCGTGACCGGCTCCTCATCCACAGTAAAGTGATATTCGTGCGTCGGGTCGGAGATGGCCAAGCGACGCGGCAACCGCCAGGCTGGGCCTATGTAGGGAGCGCAAATCTTTCCGAGAGCGCCTGGTAAGTCTTGAGAGTTTTCTACCACACACCCGGttccctttcccttgttTGTGCTTGCTGATGGGCACTTGGTGACTTAGAGGCTGACTGtgcccgccgccgccgttgtgACGGCCGCTGGGGGTGGTTTTCTTAGGGGCCGGCTATCCAGAGACAAGTCTACGGGAGGCATCAAGATGAATTGTCGCAACTGGGAGTGCGGAGTGATCATCCCGGTACCTGAGTCAAAAGCAAAGACTGTTGACAAGACACGGGCTAGCGCCGACATGGCCATGTTTGCGGGGACGGTTCCTGTTCCAATGCAAGTTCCCGGGCCTGCGTACGCATCAAATGACCAGCCCTGGCTTTATCCAGGAGCCTGAATTGTGTTTGATTGAGCGATTTGAGCGATTTGAGGGTCATGCGTagccctttttttctggagcCCTTGCAAAAACCAGGGGTCCCTGAAAGCAGGTCCGCTATGCTTACAGATTTCGACAACGGCACGAAGAAAGATGACTTTTGATAGATGTGTGTAAGATCCCTGGGAAACCCAAAAAACATGTGGTCAGAAGCGCAGAACATGCTTGCTTGCAGATAGCGTGCGGCCTGCATGAGTGGGGTAGGAAACAAAACCTTGTGGAGATGTTTTCCGCTGATAGGCTGGCCCAGATGTGACCAGGGCGCAGTGATCTGAAGAATGATacgatggcaaggatggTGGAAATATGGAGCAGCACTCCACCGCGGCAAGGCAAGGCGCAAGGCGCAAGGCTCGACGGTTCGTTTCTTTGGTCTGGACGGAGAGAGGTTGCTGTTGGAGGATGGATCGATGGATCCCCCCGGCCTACGAGACGAGAGACGGAGCAATGGCCCACCGTCTTCGTCCCCATGTGGGTTGCGATGTGTGAGCCGGGATCATGTTTATGAGCGCTATAGGCGTCAACGAGAgcggctttttttttctcaacaGACCGGCCCGGTTCCATTCCAAAGGTCATCGCAGAGCAATAACGAGTTCTCCCCATGATGGGCTTGCTAGGATCACAAGGAAATTTACTTGGGTGTGCGCTCCTCGGCCGACGATGTGGCTTGCGCCCAGAAAAACAAGCCGGGCTAATTCATGACAACGAACGGGCTGAGTTGAGCAGAGAAAATCGAAGGCGAAAAAGCCATGTGTTTGGATGTAGCTAGCATGGCTTTGGCGAATACTTGGCACCTCTTTGGACAAGGACAGAACGCCAgctcttttccccctctaATTCGATGGCGTATATGGAACCAATCACGTACGAAACAGCTTGTTTGTGGCCAGTACGAGTAATTCGACTGTAGAAACATGTTTCGTGCTAAAAGGGCTTTTGGTCCAACCACCTTGAAATGCTCTGCGAACTACTTCCTTGGCTTGGGTAGCTGCTTGGCTTTGCTAAATCCAGCACAAGTTCTCtaagaaggacaagaaatGAATAGATCAGAATTCAGGTTCCTCGCTTGGAGAGGCCGACGAAACTACGCGCAGCTAGCTAGTGTGGGTGCAGATAGGTAGGTCTAGGTAGTGTGTATGTTCGTTTCGTTTCAAtggcattggcaaaggaaaCGATTCTGACTGAACCCGATTTGGCGGTGCCTTGCGAAAAAATGACTgataggaaaaaaaaaccccaGTTTACCGTCACTTGCGGAGATGACGGCCTTTGAAGGAAATACAGGAAATACAAATTAGAATACTTGCTTGTCATAGACAAGTAGTGCCGGTGGCCGGTGAGATCGATTATGATAGAAGTGTCCCAAAAAAATATGATCTGTAACGTCAGCAcggacggaggaggaggggaaggaCTAGCCATGCTTAAGTCATCGCGAACTACCTTGGGTTAGTAGTTTTTTTGTGGTTTGACGAGGACTAGAAAGCAGTTCGCCGGTTCTCATTTGTCTGTGTGAAATCGGGGCTTTTTGATGGAGGGtgggagagggggaggggaagttGCCAAGgggtctttttctttttgctgctATTTTTCTGGTGCTTTGGGTTGTTCTTGATGGAGGGGAGTGTGCGTTGAGTGCATGTGGTGAAATgaagtgtgtgtgtgtgtgtgtgttgaagaaaagagatgagtgtgtgtgagtgCTGCATCTTGGGTGTTCGTTTCGCTTGCACTTGCAGCTATCGAATGCATCAAGGAGCCGTGGAAGCCGTGTtggtgcctttttttttattgtttttttttttttttttctcttttgaacGACCTTGATGGTATTGGCGCTGGATATGGCTGCTTCAGGCTCAGGCGGAACTAGTTTGATCTATGATGACGAGAGGATTCTCTCAGAATTGGCTGTGAACTATTGTTTTGGGCGTTttgttgatggtggtgttggtgttCATCAAAcaacatgaaaaaaaaatctcccCGAAGTTGGCCGTGATAACCAATTAGCCTTGCCGTCATATTCTGCTTTTTCGGTCTCTTGCTCCATTCCCAACGTCACTTACAcgatagagagagagcagTCAGTGGCTGtgcaaagcaaaagccgtTACAGTAAGACGTGTCTGGACTTCTGgtgaagagatgaggaggagatgaggatATCAGTTGCGGCTTGCACGAGTGATCATCGGATGGCGCCGGTGGTGAAACAGGGGAGTCAAGATGACGAAAAAACGACGAGtaacaaaaaagacaaaagacggTATTAGTTTGCATTGGTACCCCGTATCGTGACTTTTGTCCAGCGTCCTTTGGGGGAAGAGACGGCTCAGTTAGTAGGTAgttttgcagctgttgttggcCGAGAGCAGGACGATAGACTACTAGGTAGATACCAGATAGATAGGGCACACAGCGGCCTGAATCTGGATAGGATGGATAGCGATGGCACAATCACAGTCACAGACGAGGCGAGACGAAGTCAATGGAGGAGGAAACGAGGCTACTAGAGGCTAGACAAGTTGCAGTGGAATGACGAGCCGTTCGCTGCAGTGGTTCTTGGTAGGTTGGCCCAAGTTCGCCCAGTGAGTGGCTCCCAGTGGTTCCCAGTTGGCTCCAGTTGATTCTCAGTGGTTCGCCGGCCGGGCTTTTGGGCTCATGCAGGCACTCCGATTGGCTCATGGCCCGTGCGTGAGAGAGGGGGCTTGAGGGGAGCTTCTGGGGAGGCGCTTTTTGCGGCGCTGTGCTGGGCAAGCTGCGGTTCGCTTTCGGGACGTATCCCCGACCCAGCCGTGTTAGTGGGTGTATAGAGTTTGCCAGCCCTGCGATAACTGCGGCTCCGTCCAGATACTTATCTCTGAGGGCGGTGGAGCCTGAGAGGAGCAACCCTGGCGATCCAATTTTCTGCTAGCGCGTGCGATCTGGTTTCCACCATCCGAAATCTAGCCCCAGTTCGAATGGGTTGATTGAGCGCAGATTGGCCGGTCGCGAGCAGGTACGAGAGCAGTACAGCTGAACATGTCGAGTTGTGCCGTGTTTTGCTACAAGTTGCTACAGGTTAGCCCGAGTACTtctccgtacgagtactagcACCGACTCGAGTTCCCCTC
This window contains:
- a CDS encoding tyrosyl-DNA phosphodiesterase domain-containing protein; this encodes MAKPEGRVPELADDADDDEALRYAIALSLQDEANSPVMIVDSDDDDDETKAGSSRSTQQMWSQTQTQTQSSQTQTTQASQSQHQSQFGSLLLDRKAMEQERLKRLAKRQRSPTDDGDDDDVVEVPPPKKQARTAPESTSKTTSKARPTTTSASAPTSNITSSSTTRSNLPYLNGTVKRTWSRGCPRTGDEITIEEVFQKDQLELAVLSSFQWDEEWMISKLDIRRTKILLLAFAKDEAQKNLMRGNVPSNIKFCFPPMHGPGAMHSKLQLLKFADRLRVVIPTGNLVPYDWGETGVMENMVFLIDLPRLQDPAASPPQTPTGFYTELVYFLQATGVGEKMVASLSNYDFSKTSDIAFVHTIPGSHTGRAAERTGYCGLGASVAALGLANPEPVEIDLVCASLGSINRGLIEAIYNACRGDDGIDDYNNSGGASSRSRPARKPAETTSSKELKDRFRIYFPTDQTVARSRGGRNAGGTICVQARWWRSPNFPRELVRDVITRDRLLIHSKVIFVRRVGDGQATRQPPGWAYVGSANLSESAWGRLSRDKSTGGIKMNCRNWECGVIIPVPESKAKTVDKTRASADMAMFAGTVPVPMQVPGPAYASNDQPWLYPGA